The following are encoded together in the Magnetospirillum gryphiswaldense MSR-1 v2 genome:
- a CDS encoding YeeE/YedE family protein, with the protein MVLAEFSPFTALAGGMLIGAAAVLLMLVNGRIMGIAGIVGGLLGGGRDADNAWRLAFVAGLLVPAIIAGLSGGLNGPAINLGLPVLLGAGFLVGLGTRMANGCTSGHGICGLSRLSRRSLAAVATFMAVCGVTVYVTRHLWGA; encoded by the coding sequence ATGGTCCTGGCTGAGTTTTCCCCCTTCACCGCCTTGGCTGGCGGCATGCTGATCGGTGCGGCGGCGGTGCTGCTGATGCTGGTCAATGGCCGCATCATGGGCATCGCCGGCATTGTCGGTGGTCTGCTGGGCGGCGGGCGCGATGCCGACAATGCCTGGCGTCTGGCCTTTGTCGCCGGCCTGCTGGTGCCGGCGATAATCGCCGGTCTGAGCGGCGGCCTCAATGGCCCGGCCATAAATCTGGGGCTGCCGGTGCTGCTGGGGGCCGGCTTCCTGGTCGGCTTGGGCACCCGCATGGCCAATGGCTGCACCTCGGGCCACGGCATCTGCGGCCTGTCGCGGCTGTCCAGGCGGTCGTTGGCCGCCGTCGCCACCTTCATGGCGGTGTGCGGGGTTACCGTCTATGTCACCCGTCATCTGTGGGGGGCTTGA
- a CDS encoding squalene/phytoene synthase family protein, which translates to MSGGHSSFYWPMRLLPKAKRQAMFALYGFCRAVDDISDGDFDTDTKRAKLTTLRAALTTWQQTGIALHPAIADLAPFVQRFTLPVAELELLLDGMETDVNSPLTAPTMAELSHYCRQVAGTVGVLAIHILGRPDARDFALALAEALQLTNILRDVAEDARLGRLYLPKECLDQAHILVQSPRAVLSHPALPAACMALYTKAEAKFSEAEALLAQTGKRHLWPPLAMMAIYRSLLRRLPRRDWSAPPPRLGHWRRLLIALSAAWA; encoded by the coding sequence ATGAGCGGCGGTCATTCCTCGTTCTATTGGCCCATGCGGCTGCTGCCCAAGGCGAAGCGTCAGGCCATGTTCGCCCTTTACGGCTTTTGCCGGGCGGTGGACGACATCAGCGACGGCGATTTCGACACCGACACCAAGCGGGCCAAACTGACCACCCTGCGCGCTGCCCTGACCACATGGCAACAGACCGGTATCGCCCTGCATCCGGCCATCGCGGACCTGGCCCCCTTCGTCCAACGCTTCACCCTGCCGGTGGCCGAGCTTGAACTGTTGCTGGACGGCATGGAGACTGACGTCAACTCACCATTGACAGCGCCGACAATGGCGGAATTGTCGCATTATTGCCGTCAGGTCGCCGGTACGGTGGGGGTCTTGGCCATCCACATCCTGGGCCGGCCCGACGCGCGGGACTTCGCCCTGGCCCTGGCCGAGGCGCTGCAACTGACCAACATCCTGCGCGACGTGGCCGAGGATGCCCGGCTGGGCCGGCTGTACCTGCCGAAGGAATGCCTGGATCAGGCCCATATCCTGGTGCAATCACCGCGCGCCGTGCTCAGCCATCCGGCCCTGCCCGCCGCCTGCATGGCGCTTTACACCAAGGCCGAGGCCAAGTTCAGCGAGGCCGAAGCCCTGTTGGCCCAGACCGGCAAGCGCCATCTGTGGCCGCCCTTGGCCATGATGGCCATCTACCGCAGCCTTTTGCGCCGCCTGCCCCGGCGCGACTGGTCGGCACCGCCGCCGCGCCTGGGGCATTGGCGTCGGTTGTTGATCGCCCTGTCCGCCGCTTGGGCATGA
- a CDS encoding YgaP family membrane protein: protein MNKNVGGIDRILRIVVGLVLIALAVTGTVGLWGYIGVVPLLTGLIGWCPAYLPLGIKTCKTP, encoded by the coding sequence ATGAACAAGAATGTTGGCGGCATCGACCGCATCCTGCGCATCGTCGTGGGTCTGGTGCTGATCGCCCTGGCCGTCACCGGCACCGTGGGCCTGTGGGGCTATATCGGCGTGGTGCCGTTGCTGACCGGCCTGATCGGCTGGTGCCCGGCTTATCTGCCCCTGGGCATCAAGACCTGCAAGACCCCGTAA
- a CDS encoding esterase-like activity of phytase family protein, producing MRRLMILLVLLFPSACLAADQGDISAVAVPLSSTDPTLDRLGEVRVLGLHRLSAAQSWFGGISGLAWDGDALVGVTDKGYWLRFHVQADKEGAPLAVSGLQGGGLGGITQDSKVDGDAEEILRDGSSWLVSFERRHRVWRYPSGLDGAPIAVPLAEGVAALGENDGIEAMARLADGRLLLIAEGREGEPTSPAWIGTPGQWRQLLYPRHGLFRPTAAVALPDGGLLVVERQYTMLAGPAMRLLRLDAGQVENLAGREIVRLAPPLNVDNFEAVAVRARADGRLVATLMSDDNFNPLQSTLMLTILLP from the coding sequence ATGCGCCGGTTGATGATTTTGCTGGTCCTGCTGTTCCCATCGGCCTGTCTGGCCGCGGATCAAGGCGATATCAGCGCGGTGGCGGTACCGCTTTCCTCAACCGATCCGACCCTGGACCGGCTGGGGGAGGTGCGGGTTCTCGGCCTGCATCGTCTGAGTGCTGCGCAGTCCTGGTTCGGCGGCATTTCCGGGCTGGCCTGGGACGGCGATGCCTTGGTCGGCGTGACCGACAAAGGGTATTGGCTGCGTTTTCACGTTCAGGCCGACAAGGAGGGCGCCCCGCTTGCCGTGAGCGGGTTGCAGGGCGGGGGTTTGGGTGGAATAACCCAAGACAGCAAGGTCGACGGCGACGCCGAGGAAATCTTGCGCGATGGTTCGTCCTGGCTGGTGTCGTTCGAGCGTCGGCACCGGGTCTGGCGTTATCCGTCCGGTCTGGACGGTGCCCCGATCGCCGTGCCGTTGGCCGAAGGCGTGGCCGCCCTGGGCGAAAACGACGGTATCGAGGCCATGGCCCGGCTGGCCGATGGTCGCCTGCTGCTGATCGCCGAAGGGCGCGAGGGCGAGCCGACATCGCCGGCCTGGATCGGCACTCCGGGGCAGTGGCGGCAATTGCTCTATCCGCGCCACGGGCTGTTCCGCCCCACCGCTGCCGTGGCCCTGCCCGATGGCGGCCTGCTGGTGGTGGAGCGCCAGTACACCATGCTGGCCGGTCCGGCCATGCGGCTGCTGCGCCTGGACGCGGGCCAAGTGGAAAATTTGGCCGGGCGTGAGATCGTGCGGCTGGCGCCGCCGCTGAATGTGGACAATTTCGAAGCTGTCGCCGTGCGGGCGCGGGCCGACGGCCGTCTGGTGGCGACCCTGATGTCGGACGACAATTTCAACCCGTTGCAATCGACCCTGATGCTGACGATCCTGTTGCCCTAA
- a CDS encoding YeeE/YedE family protein — protein MKRLLSAFAAGLVFGSGLLLSGMADPARVLGFFDLFGVWDPTLALVMAGGLAVTALGYRWCLRRSGPLCAVQYQIPANQSLDARLFMGSALFGLGWGLVGYCPGPAILSAGGGVSQAWWFCLGMVAGMLVWRALEYAQMPQGRIAQRG, from the coding sequence ATGAAGCGGCTGTTGTCGGCCTTTGCCGCCGGTCTGGTGTTCGGTTCGGGGCTGCTGCTGTCGGGCATGGCCGATCCGGCCCGGGTCTTGGGCTTTTTCGATCTGTTCGGGGTCTGGGATCCTACCTTGGCCCTGGTCATGGCCGGTGGGCTGGCGGTGACCGCCTTGGGTTATCGCTGGTGCCTGCGCCGCTCGGGGCCGCTTTGCGCCGTGCAGTACCAGATTCCGGCCAACCAGAGCTTGGATGCGCGCCTGTTCATGGGCTCGGCCCTGTTCGGTCTGGGCTGGGGGCTGGTGGGCTATTGCCCCGGCCCGGCCATCCTGTCCGCCGGTGGCGGCGTGTCCCAGGCCTGGTGGTTCTGCCTGGGCATGGTGGCGGGCATGCTGGTGTGGCGGGCGCTTGAATACGCGCAGATGCCGCAAGGTCGTATCGCGCAACGGGGATAA
- the rimO gene encoding 30S ribosomal protein S12 methylthiotransferase RimO: protein MTIPKIGIVSLGCAKALVDSERILTRLRAEGYDISDSYDGADVVVVNTCGFLDSARAESLEAIGEAMNENGRVIVTGCMGGEEDVIRKAHPDVLAVTGPHQYQQVVDAVHQAAPPESSPLHSLVPPEGLHLTPSHYAYLKISEGCNHRCSFCIIPGIRGDLASRPVGEVLEEAERLAMAGIKEILVISQDTGAYGLDIKYAESPWHGRAVKARLTEMAEALGDLGVWTRLHYVYPYPHVDEVIPLMAAGKILPYLDIPFQHASPKVLKAMRRPADHERLLERINGWREICPDLAIRSTFIVGFPGETEEDFEFLLDWLQQARIDRVGCFKYENVAGAAANHLADHVDEDVKEERYNRLMEVARQISDEISKGKIGKTIEVIIDEVDEDGAYGRSWADSPEVDGCVYINHETDAQPGDVVMVEVEHAEDFDLWGRIVATAPERKRRF from the coding sequence ATCACCATTCCCAAGATCGGCATCGTCAGCCTGGGCTGCGCCAAGGCCCTGGTGGATTCGGAACGCATTCTCACCCGTTTGCGCGCCGAAGGTTACGACATCTCGGACAGCTATGACGGCGCCGACGTGGTGGTGGTCAACACCTGCGGCTTCCTCGACAGCGCCCGCGCCGAATCGCTGGAAGCCATCGGCGAGGCCATGAACGAGAACGGCCGCGTCATCGTCACCGGCTGCATGGGCGGCGAGGAAGACGTCATCCGCAAGGCTCACCCCGACGTGCTGGCGGTCACCGGGCCGCACCAGTACCAGCAGGTGGTCGATGCCGTGCATCAGGCGGCGCCGCCGGAAAGCTCGCCGCTGCACTCGCTGGTGCCGCCGGAAGGCCTGCACCTGACGCCGTCGCATTATGCCTATCTGAAGATTTCCGAAGGCTGCAACCACCGCTGTTCCTTCTGCATCATCCCCGGCATCCGCGGCGATCTGGCCAGCCGTCCGGTGGGCGAGGTGCTGGAAGAGGCCGAGCGTCTGGCCATGGCCGGCATCAAGGAAATCCTGGTCATCAGCCAGGATACCGGCGCCTATGGCCTGGACATCAAATACGCCGAAAGCCCGTGGCATGGCCGCGCCGTCAAGGCGCGCCTGACCGAAATGGCCGAGGCCCTGGGGGATTTAGGCGTGTGGACGCGCCTGCATTACGTCTATCCCTATCCCCATGTGGACGAGGTCATCCCGCTGATGGCGGCGGGCAAGATTTTGCCCTATCTGGACATCCCGTTCCAGCACGCCAGCCCCAAGGTGCTGAAGGCCATGCGCCGCCCCGCCGACCATGAACGGCTGCTGGAGCGCATCAATGGCTGGCGGGAAATCTGCCCCGATCTGGCCATCCGCTCCACCTTCATCGTCGGCTTCCCCGGTGAGACGGAAGAGGATTTCGAGTTCCTGCTGGATTGGCTGCAACAGGCCCGCATCGACCGCGTCGGCTGCTTCAAGTACGAAAACGTCGCCGGAGCCGCCGCCAATCATCTGGCCGACCACGTGGACGAGGACGTCAAGGAGGAACGCTATAACCGCCTGATGGAGGTGGCGCGGCAGATTTCCGACGAGATTTCCAAGGGCAAGATCGGCAAGACCATCGAAGTCATCATCGACGAGGTGGACGAGGACGGCGCCTATGGCCGGTCGTGGGCCGACAGCCCGGAAGTGGACGGCTGCGTCTACATCAACCACGAAACCGACGCCCAGCCCGGCGACGTGGTGATGGTCGAGGTGGAACACGCCGAGGATTTCGACCTGTGGGGCCGCATCGTCGCCACCGCGCCAGAACGCAAGCGACGGTTCTGA
- a CDS encoding hydroxysqualene dehydroxylase: MKPVVHVVGAGLAGLAAALAVARSGHAVHLYEAAPQAGGRCRSFHDPVLDRVIDNGSHLLLGVNRVALDYLKASGGLDFVHALPPRIHFAHVGNGHTWTASPTRLPVSAWEVLRAVWPGGGTVAQRLGSCRGFADFWQPLCLAIMNTAPAAADARLFARVLRAILLGGRAGFRGYAFPHGLSAALIDPALARLGELGAGIHFGQRLTGISQQWLTFAERAVSLGKNDRVILALPPWALESLLPDNGNFDTETITNVHFRLPHAHTLSHPLGLIGGMGQWLFVRGDVASVTISAAQTPPDAAILWREIAPVLDLHLPLPPHRVVQEKRATLRHTPSSSRRRPGPTTDRDGVFLAGDWLASPWPCTMESAISSGLAAARLALGRDDLRLS, from the coding sequence ATGAAACCGGTCGTCCATGTGGTCGGTGCCGGTCTGGCCGGACTTGCCGCCGCCCTGGCTGTCGCCCGCAGCGGTCACGCCGTGCACCTGTACGAAGCCGCGCCCCAGGCCGGCGGGCGCTGCCGCTCGTTTCATGACCCGGTACTCGACCGGGTCATCGACAACGGCTCGCACCTGTTGCTGGGCGTCAACCGGGTTGCGCTGGACTACCTGAAAGCCAGCGGCGGCCTGGACTTTGTCCATGCCTTGCCGCCCCGCATCCATTTCGCCCATGTGGGCAACGGCCACACTTGGACCGCATCGCCGACCCGGCTGCCGGTATCGGCATGGGAAGTTCTGCGCGCCGTCTGGCCCGGTGGCGGCACGGTGGCGCAACGGCTGGGATCGTGCCGGGGTTTTGCCGATTTCTGGCAGCCCTTGTGTCTGGCCATCATGAATACCGCCCCCGCCGCCGCCGATGCCCGCCTGTTCGCCCGCGTGCTGCGCGCTATCTTGCTGGGTGGGCGGGCGGGGTTTCGCGGCTATGCCTTCCCCCACGGGCTGTCCGCCGCCCTGATCGACCCCGCCTTGGCCCGGCTGGGCGAATTGGGGGCCGGCATCCATTTCGGCCAGCGCCTGACCGGCATCAGTCAACAGTGGTTGACGTTTGCTGAAAGGGCGGTTTCCTTGGGGAAAAACGACCGCGTCATCCTGGCCCTGCCGCCCTGGGCGTTGGAATCCTTGCTCCCCGACAACGGTAATTTCGATACAGAAACAATCACCAACGTGCATTTCCGCCTGCCCCACGCTCACACCCTGTCCCATCCGCTGGGGTTGATCGGCGGTATGGGGCAATGGCTGTTCGTGCGCGGCGACGTCGCCTCGGTGACCATCTCGGCGGCGCAAACTCCACCCGATGCCGCCATCCTTTGGCGGGAAATCGCCCCCGTACTGGATTTGCACCTCCCGCTGCCACCCCATCGGGTAGTGCAGGAAAAGCGCGCCACCTTACGGCACACCCCATCGAGCAGCCGCCGCCGCCCCGGCCCGACCACCGACCGGGATGGGGTGTTCCTGGCCGGCGACTGGCTCGCCTCACCGTGGCCGTGTACCATGGAATCCGCCATTTCTTCCGGCCTTGCCGCCGCCCGTCTTGCCTTGGGACGCGACGATCTCCGATTATCGTGA
- a CDS encoding superoxide dismutase — MAFELPPLPYDKTALEPHISAQTLDFHHGKHHNAYVTNLNNLVKDTDLAAKSLEEIIAIAAKDLPAKQGVFNNAAQVWNHTFFWNCMKQGGGGKPTGTVLAKIEAAFGSYEKFAEEFKNAAVTQFGSGWAWLVEENGALKITKTANADLPLAHGQKALLTVDVWEHAYYLDFQNRRPDFVQTFLDKLVNWDFVAKNLG; from the coding sequence ATGGCTTTCGAGCTTCCCCCGCTTCCCTATGACAAGACCGCTCTGGAACCCCATATCTCGGCCCAGACGCTGGACTTCCACCATGGCAAGCATCACAACGCCTATGTGACCAACCTGAACAATCTGGTGAAGGACACCGATCTGGCGGCCAAGTCGCTGGAAGAGATCATCGCCATCGCCGCCAAGGATCTGCCGGCCAAGCAGGGCGTGTTCAACAACGCCGCCCAGGTGTGGAACCACACCTTCTTCTGGAATTGCATGAAGCAGGGCGGCGGCGGCAAGCCCACCGGCACCGTGCTGGCCAAGATCGAGGCCGCCTTCGGGTCCTACGAAAAGTTCGCCGAGGAATTCAAGAACGCCGCTGTGACCCAGTTCGGCTCGGGCTGGGCCTGGCTGGTGGAAGAAAACGGCGCGCTCAAGATCACCAAGACCGCCAATGCCGACCTGCCCCTGGCCCACGGCCAGAAGGCGCTGTTGACGGTGGACGTGTGGGAACACGCCTATTACCTGGATTTCCAGAACCGCCGCCCCGATTTCGTCCAGACCTTCCTGGACAAGCTGGTGAACTGGGATTTCGTCGCCAAGAACCTGGGCTGA
- the pal gene encoding peptidoglycan-associated lipoprotein Pal: MRRIAVTFTALTALLAVAACSDQAQQSGGVTGSGSNTGGGVARPSGNVMSEAERLAQMQREFQTSVGDRVYYGTDSHSLNADAKATLDRQAAFLRRYPTVMLRIEGHADERGTREYNLALGDRRAQSVKEYLLAQGVASGRLSTSTFGKERPEANGANEQAWAQNRRAISVIAQ; encoded by the coding sequence ATGCGTCGCATCGCTGTAACTTTCACCGCGCTCACCGCGCTGCTGGCCGTCGCCGCTTGCTCGGATCAGGCTCAGCAATCCGGTGGCGTCACCGGCTCGGGCTCCAATACCGGCGGCGGCGTCGCCCGCCCGTCGGGCAACGTCATGAGCGAGGCCGAGCGTCTGGCCCAGATGCAGCGCGAATTCCAGACCTCGGTCGGGGATCGCGTCTATTACGGCACCGACAGCCACTCGCTGAACGCCGACGCCAAGGCCACCTTGGACCGTCAGGCCGCCTTCCTGCGCCGCTACCCCACCGTGATGCTGCGCATCGAAGGCCATGCCGACGAACGCGGCACCCGCGAATACAACCTGGCCCTGGGCGATCGTCGCGCCCAGTCGGTGAAGGAATACCTGCTGGCCCAGGGCGTCGCCTCGGGCCGCCTCAGCACCTCGACTTTCGGCAAGGAACGCCCGGAAGCCAATGGCGCCAACGAGCAGGCCTGGGCCCAGAACCGCCGCGCCATCAGCGTCATCGCCCAGTAA
- the hpnC gene encoding squalene synthase HpnC, whose amino-acid sequence MARADAVPLPSPAGKQHGDENFPVASLLLSSSLRPKILAFYRFARAADDIADAPDLDSTVKLQRLDEFERGLSGLAGAPQALALHEAVGGNSRLLGHAATLLHAFRRDAMTDRCRSWADLMAYCSCSAAPVGRFLLDLHDQPQHLQARTDNLCAALQVLNHLQDCGKDYRALGRIYLPADWMAASGLTPNALAANGGDASLRHVIDLMLDRTEMLIEQAEPLPQAMDNRRLAMETAITIGIARRLAALLRQRDPLAQPVKLSPLAYGAAFIGGVLSVMRSRA is encoded by the coding sequence ATGGCCCGTGCCGATGCCGTTCCCCTGCCCAGCCCGGCGGGCAAGCAGCATGGCGACGAGAATTTTCCGGTCGCGTCATTGCTGCTGTCGTCGTCGCTTCGCCCGAAAATCCTGGCCTTTTACCGTTTTGCCCGTGCCGCCGACGACATCGCCGACGCCCCTGATCTGGACAGCACCGTCAAATTGCAGCGTCTGGACGAGTTCGAGCGGGGCCTGAGCGGCCTTGCCGGGGCCCCCCAGGCCCTGGCCCTGCATGAAGCCGTCGGCGGCAATTCCCGCCTGCTCGGCCATGCCGCCACCTTGCTGCATGCCTTTCGCCGCGATGCCATGACCGATCGCTGCCGGTCATGGGCCGATTTGATGGCCTATTGCAGTTGTTCCGCCGCCCCGGTCGGGCGCTTTTTGCTGGATTTGCACGATCAGCCGCAGCATCTGCAGGCCAGAACCGACAATTTGTGCGCCGCCTTGCAGGTGCTCAACCATTTGCAGGATTGCGGCAAGGATTACCGCGCCTTGGGCCGCATCTACCTGCCCGCCGACTGGATGGCCGCCAGCGGGCTGACCCCGAACGCTCTGGCCGCCAATGGGGGCGATGCGTCCTTGCGCCACGTCATCGACCTGATGCTCGACCGTACCGAAATGCTGATCGAGCAGGCCGAGCCCCTGCCCCAAGCCATGGATAACCGCCGTCTGGCCATGGAAACCGCCATCACCATCGGCATCGCCCGCCGGCTGGCTGCACTGTTGCGCCAGCGTGACCCGCTGGCCCAACCGGTCAAACTATCGCCCCTGGCCTATGGCGCCGCCTTTATCGGTGGGGTTTTGTCGGTCATGCGATCGCGGGCATGA
- a CDS encoding response regulator — MTENLVVVVDDNAANRELYRDLLDMTPFSAIALDCGDTVVQVVRENRPGLVLMDLHMPGRSGLDVFADLRAALGDASPPVLALTASNLPDLAKNLRQAGFAGLVSKPCGVATFIEAVTWGMAEGPKSFRVFNG; from the coding sequence GTGACGGAAAATCTGGTTGTGGTTGTCGACGACAATGCCGCCAACCGCGAGCTTTATCGTGATCTTTTGGACATGACGCCGTTTTCGGCCATTGCCCTGGATTGCGGTGACACGGTGGTGCAGGTGGTGCGGGAAAATCGCCCCGGTCTGGTGCTGATGGATCTGCACATGCCAGGCCGCAGCGGCCTGGACGTTTTCGCCGATCTGCGGGCCGCCCTGGGCGATGCGTCCCCGCCGGTTTTGGCCTTGACCGCCTCCAACCTGCCCGATCTTGCCAAAAATTTGCGTCAGGCCGGGTTTGCCGGGCTGGTCAGCAAGCCTTGCGGTGTCGCCACCTTCATCGAGGCGGTGACCTGGGGCATGGCGGAAGGACCGAAATCCTTCCGCGTCTTTAATGGCTGA
- a CDS encoding Crp/Fnr family transcriptional regulator translates to MNAEIATTFPQFTRLDPQSAALLEGSARVVALPAGTSVFHDGSECSNYVLVIDGSVRVQKVAENGREIVLYRVESGQSCVLTTNCLISHADYTAQGIAESDVRALVLPASAFRSLLARSEAFRDFVFSAYAARIADLLMLIEEVAFGRIDVRLAAWLLHHCDDDGTIKSTHQDIATELGTAREVISRQLKEFERRHWVSLHRGRVEVKNRSGLASLRDSV, encoded by the coding sequence ATGAATGCCGAAATCGCCACCACCTTTCCGCAATTCACCCGCCTTGATCCGCAATCGGCGGCCCTGCTAGAGGGTTCCGCCCGGGTGGTCGCCCTGCCTGCCGGCACCTCCGTCTTTCATGACGGCAGCGAATGTTCCAATTACGTCCTGGTCATCGATGGCTCGGTGCGGGTGCAGAAAGTGGCGGAAAATGGCCGCGAAATCGTGCTTTACCGGGTGGAAAGCGGGCAATCTTGCGTGCTCACCACCAATTGCCTGATCTCGCACGCCGATTATACCGCCCAAGGCATCGCCGAAAGCGACGTCAGGGCGTTGGTGCTGCCGGCCTCGGCCTTCCGCAGCCTGCTGGCGCGTTCGGAGGCCTTTCGCGATTTCGTCTTTTCCGCTTATGCCGCCCGCATCGCCGATTTGCTGATGCTGATCGAGGAAGTGGCCTTCGGCCGCATCGACGTGCGCCTGGCCGCCTGGCTTTTGCATCATTGCGACGACGACGGCACCATCAAATCCACCCATCAGGACATCGCCACCGAACTGGGCACCGCGCGCGAGGTGATCAGCCGCCAGCTCAAGGAATTCGAGCGGCGCCACTGGGTCAGCCTGCATCGCGGTCGGGTCGAGGTGAAGAATCGGTCCGGCCTGGCGTCATTGCGCGATTCTGTGTGA
- a CDS encoding phytoene/squalene synthase family protein has translation MTASITDLSALGESLRRHDHDRYATAMFADPARRGDLWALYAFNLELSQIRTQVREPLAGMIRLQWWRDVVEGARREEAMRHPVGGPLLDLIERRQLQLTDVHDLIDVRQHDLDPAPFTTIADWQEYGRRSSGGLARLAATVLGAEDCAAAQSAGTAWALTGLLRSLPFHLAQGWCSLPADVLAGQGVSSDEVLSAAVDKTALAASVLTLTDLVEPHLRQSRRLRVPRTALPALLPAVLAGAHLRRIRSLGGDVFDSRSYRPRPMPVRLAWAALRGRV, from the coding sequence TTGACCGCTTCGATCACCGATCTTTCCGCCTTAGGCGAATCCCTGCGCCGTCACGATCACGACCGTTACGCCACCGCCATGTTCGCCGATCCCGCCCGCCGTGGCGATCTGTGGGCGCTTTATGCCTTCAATCTGGAACTCAGCCAAATCCGCACCCAGGTGCGCGAGCCCCTGGCCGGGATGATCCGGCTGCAATGGTGGCGCGACGTGGTCGAAGGGGCGCGACGGGAAGAAGCCATGCGCCATCCGGTCGGCGGGCCGCTGTTGGACCTGATCGAGCGCCGTCAACTTCAGTTGACGGATGTGCATGATCTGATTGATGTCCGTCAGCATGATCTTGATCCTGCGCCCTTCACCACCATTGCCGATTGGCAGGAATACGGTCGGCGCAGCTCCGGTGGGCTGGCCCGTCTGGCTGCGACCGTGTTGGGGGCCGAGGATTGCGCGGCAGCACAAAGCGCCGGTACCGCCTGGGCCTTGACCGGATTGCTGAGGTCGCTGCCGTTTCATCTGGCCCAAGGCTGGTGCTCATTACCCGCCGATGTGTTGGCCGGGCAGGGAGTGAGCAGTGATGAGGTTTTGTCAGCTGCGGTTGACAAGACCGCTTTGGCCGCCTCTGTTCTGACCTTGACCGACCTTGTGGAGCCGCATTTGCGCCAATCCCGCCGCCTGCGTGTACCGCGTACGGCGCTGCCGGCGCTGTTGCCGGCGGTACTGGCTGGGGCTCATCTGCGTCGCATCCGCTCGCTGGGCGGCGATGTCTTCGATTCCCGCTCGTACCGGCCCCGGCCCATGCCAGTGCGGCTGGCCTGGGCGGCCTTGCGGGGGCGGGTGTGA